The Actinomyces sp. oral taxon 414 genome has a segment encoding these proteins:
- a CDS encoding (Fe-S)-binding protein encodes MSPLAIVRLVCTVVVLVSTAVGVFVFGRAVATIVNRMRVGRPVPRERLHPVGRRLMRMLGEVVGHTAFKGRPWIRAAHWLVMVSFPLLFLTLVTGYGQVLAGPHWELPWLGRQAWWSWIVEFIAWLSTAGIVHLIIVRRRLTRRGAADPPFPDVEEGAARTRTPRFAGSTGWQAHFVEAVVAGVVACVLVLRMLEHARLAICDDGAERALASWTHFPLTAWSGPALEPLGATGLSIAIVVVATLKVVISMSWFVVVGLQPSMGVAWHRFLAFVNLYARRNDDGTKALGPAEPLVFTGPDGAPTALTARTMDDLDAAMEAAEEAGGEVTLGVGRIQDFTWKGLLDFSTCTECGRCQDLCPAWNTGKPLSPKLFVEALRDHHAAVAPYLRAAGALGVEPEEVTEEMLAHRRTGGGLLGRLTGMRDGLASREDLGLAPGSAHTGDVLGALLAAKASPSETGVAVRPAPLAGQVVPADVLWSCTTCGACVEQCPVDIEHVDRVIDVRRQQVLMESAFPKELGGMFRKLESKGNPWGLAPRKRMDWAKGLDFEVPVIGVDVEDASEVDYLFWVGCAGAYEDRAKRTTRAVAELLHTAGVSFAVLGDAETCTGDPARRAGNEILYQMLAGQNVETLTEAKAQRIVVTCAHCFNTISREYPQIGGRFEVLHYTQLLSRLVREGRLKPVAPQADAGAAGAERAADGGAAPQADANTAGPERAATQTAAGPAAPSAPTVTYHDACYLGRHNRIYSPPRELLEATGATAVEMPRSRERAFCCGGGGARAFMEESIGTRIAVERSREAIGTGARVIATACPFCTTMLSDGVASQGADVRVTDLATLMLEAVRRGRV; translated from the coding sequence ATGAGTCCCCTCGCGATCGTGCGGCTCGTGTGCACCGTCGTCGTCCTCGTCTCCACGGCGGTGGGCGTCTTCGTGTTTGGCCGCGCCGTCGCCACGATCGTGAACCGCATGCGCGTGGGCCGCCCCGTGCCGCGCGAGCGCCTGCACCCGGTCGGCCGCCGCCTGATGCGCATGCTCGGCGAGGTCGTCGGCCACACCGCCTTCAAGGGCCGGCCCTGGATCCGCGCCGCCCACTGGCTGGTCATGGTGAGCTTCCCGCTGCTGTTCCTGACCCTGGTCACCGGCTACGGGCAGGTTCTCGCCGGTCCCCACTGGGAGCTGCCGTGGCTCGGCCGCCAGGCCTGGTGGTCCTGGATCGTCGAATTCATCGCCTGGCTGAGCACGGCCGGCATCGTCCACCTCATTATCGTCCGGCGCCGCCTGACCCGCCGCGGTGCCGCCGACCCGCCCTTCCCCGACGTCGAGGAGGGCGCCGCCCGCACCCGCACGCCCCGCTTCGCCGGCTCCACCGGCTGGCAGGCGCACTTCGTGGAGGCCGTGGTGGCCGGCGTCGTCGCCTGTGTCCTGGTGCTGCGCATGCTGGAGCACGCCCGCCTGGCGATCTGCGACGACGGCGCCGAGCGGGCGCTGGCGAGCTGGACCCACTTCCCGCTGACCGCCTGGAGCGGGCCAGCGCTGGAGCCGCTGGGCGCCACGGGCCTGTCCATCGCCATCGTGGTGGTGGCGACCCTCAAGGTCGTCATCTCGATGAGCTGGTTCGTCGTCGTCGGTCTGCAGCCGTCCATGGGCGTGGCCTGGCACCGCTTCCTGGCCTTCGTCAACCTCTACGCCCGCCGCAACGACGACGGCACCAAGGCGCTCGGCCCCGCCGAGCCGCTCGTGTTCACCGGCCCCGACGGCGCCCCCACGGCGCTGACCGCCCGGACCATGGACGATCTGGACGCCGCCATGGAGGCCGCCGAGGAGGCGGGCGGCGAGGTGACCCTGGGCGTGGGACGGATCCAGGACTTCACGTGGAAGGGCCTGCTGGACTTCTCCACCTGCACCGAGTGCGGCCGCTGCCAGGACCTGTGCCCGGCGTGGAACACGGGCAAGCCCCTGTCCCCCAAGCTCTTCGTGGAGGCGCTGCGCGACCACCACGCCGCCGTCGCCCCCTACCTGCGGGCGGCCGGCGCCCTGGGCGTCGAGCCCGAGGAGGTCACCGAGGAGATGCTGGCGCACCGCCGCACGGGCGGCGGGCTGCTCGGCCGCCTGACCGGTATGAGGGACGGGCTCGCCTCCCGCGAGGACCTGGGCCTGGCCCCCGGCAGCGCCCACACCGGCGACGTGCTGGGCGCGCTGCTGGCCGCCAAGGCCTCCCCCTCCGAGACGGGCGTGGCCGTGCGGCCCGCGCCGCTGGCCGGGCAGGTAGTGCCCGCCGACGTGCTGTGGTCGTGCACCACCTGCGGGGCCTGCGTCGAGCAGTGCCCGGTGGACATCGAGCACGTCGACCGCGTCATCGACGTGCGCCGTCAGCAGGTGCTCATGGAGTCGGCCTTCCCCAAGGAGCTGGGCGGCATGTTCCGCAAGCTGGAGTCCAAGGGCAACCCGTGGGGCCTGGCGCCGCGCAAGCGCATGGACTGGGCCAAGGGCCTGGACTTCGAGGTGCCGGTGATCGGGGTCGACGTCGAGGACGCGTCCGAGGTCGACTACCTGTTCTGGGTCGGCTGCGCCGGCGCCTACGAGGACCGGGCCAAGCGGACGACGCGGGCGGTGGCCGAGCTGCTGCACACGGCCGGGGTGAGCTTCGCGGTCCTCGGCGACGCCGAGACCTGCACCGGCGACCCGGCCCGGCGCGCCGGCAACGAGATCCTCTACCAGATGCTCGCCGGCCAGAACGTCGAGACCCTCACCGAGGCGAAGGCGCAGAGGATCGTGGTGACCTGCGCCCACTGCTTCAACACGATCTCGCGGGAGTACCCGCAGATCGGCGGGCGCTTCGAGGTGCTGCACTACACCCAGCTGCTGAGCCGGCTCGTGCGCGAGGGGCGACTCAAGCCGGTGGCGCCGCAGGCCGATGCGGGGGCGGCCGGTGCGGAGCGAGCGGCCGACGGCGGGGCGGCGCCGCAGGCCGATGCGAACACGGCCGGTCCGGAGCGGGCAGCGACGCAGACCGCCGCGGGCCCGGCCGCGCCGTCGGCCCCGACCGTCACCTACCACGACGCCTGCTACCTGGGCCGGCACAACCGGATCTACTCCCCGCCGCGCGAGCTGCTGGAGGCCACCGGGGCGACGGCGGTGGAGATGCCCCGCAGCCGCGAGCGCGCCTTCTGCTGCGGCGGCGGCGGGGCGAGGGCCTTCATGGAGGAGTCGATCGGCACGCGCATCGCCGTCGAGCGCTCCCGCGAGGCCATTGGCACGGGCGCGCGGGTCATCGCCACCGCCTGCCCGTTTTGCACCACCATGCTCTCCGACGGCGTGGCGAGCCAGGGCGCCGACGTGCGGGTCACCGACCTCGCCACCCTCATGCTGGAGGCCGTGCGCCGCGGGCGGGTCTGA